The following proteins are encoded in a genomic region of Sparus aurata chromosome 11, fSpaAur1.1, whole genome shotgun sequence:
- the hdlbpa gene encoding high density lipoprotein binding protein a: MSSVAVLTQESFNEHRSGLLPEQKGAAVAGTGAPGEEEEALPTYKDAFPPLPEKAASPEGTQETANAWTSKLRPLKASVITQVFHVPLEERKYKDINQFGEGDQAKVCVDIMHKTGAHLELSLAKDQGLSIMVSGKLDAVMKARKEIVSRLQTQASATVAIPKEHHRFVIGKNGEKLQELELKTATKIQIPRPDDLSNQIKISGTKEGLEKAKHEILLISAEQDKRAVERVNIDKVFHPFITGAYNKLVGEMMQETGARINVPPPSVNKTEIVITGEKEQVALAVAMIKKVSEEKKKNATTIAVEVKKSQHKYVIGPKGNTLQEILDKTGVSVEIPPSDSSSETVILRGEPDRLGQALTEVYAKANSYNVSSVSAPSWLHRFIIGKKGQNLAKITQQMPKVHIEFTEGEDRITLEGPTKDVQMVQSQIEAIVTDLVSRMDYTEISVDPKFHRHLIGKGGVNINRIKELHKVTVRIPPDNEKSNLIRIEGDPQGVQEAKKELLELASRMENERTKDLIIEQRFHRAIIGQKGEKIKEVRDKFPEVIINFPDPAQKSDIVQLRGPRTEVEKCAKFMQKIVAEMVENSFSVSVPIFKQFHRNIIGKGGSNIKKIREETNTKIDLPAENSNSEMIVITGKKANCEVARNRILAIQKELANISEIEVSIPSKLHNSLIGSKGRFVRSIMEECGGVHIHFPTEGSGIDKVTIRGPVEEVEKAKQQLLALAEEKQIKSHTAELRAKPEYHKFLIGKGGGNIRKVRDSTGARIIFPTADDKDQELITVIGTEEAVQEAQKELEELIKSLDNVVEDNMSVDPKHHRYFVARRGQVLRDLADEYGGVMVSFPRTGSQSEKVTLKGAKECVEAAKKRMLEIVDDLDAQVTIECVIAQKFHRSIMGPKGSRIQQITRDHNVQIKFPEREDPQAAPPAEAPIQENGEANGEVKEPVDPNAPKKCDVIVISGRKERCEGAVEALKALVPVTIEVEVPFELHRYIIGQKGSGIRKMMDEFEVNIQVPAPDQQSDKIAITGLANHLDRAKEGLLERVKELQAEQEDRALRSFKLTITVDPKYHPKIIGRKGAIITNIRTEHDVNIQFPEKNDENQDQITITGYEHKAIAAKEAIQHIVDELEEMISEDITLDSRVHARIIGARGKGIRKIMDEFKVDLRFPQSGAADPNLVTVTGRPELVDEAIDHLLNLEEEYMADVVENEAKMAYMRPPGGSAASMDEQRGPSKGFVVREAPWTTGNEKAPDMSSSEDFPSFGAPVATKTSPWGPKRF; this comes from the exons ATGAGCTCAGTCGCTGTACTTACGCAGGAAAGCTTCAATGAGCACCGCAGTGGGCTCTTGCCAGAGCAGAAGGGTG CTGCTGTGGCAGGAACTGGTGCtcctggagaggaggaggaagcccTTCCTACCTACAAGGATGCCTTCCCACCTCTGCCTGAGAAGGCGGCCTCACCTGAGGGGACCCAGGAAACTGCCAACGCCTGGACATCCAAGCTCCGTCCTCTGAAGGCTTCTGTTATCACCCAG GTTTTCCATGTGCCTCTAGAGGAGCGCAAGTACAAGGACATCAACCAGTTTGGGGAAGGAGACCAAGCGAAGGTCTGTGTGGACATCATGCACAAGACCGGAGCCCACCTCGAACTCTCCTTGGCAAAAGATCAGGGTCTCTCCATCATGGTTTCTGGAAAGTTGGATGCCGTGATGAAGGCCCGCAAGGAGATTGTGTCCCGACTGCAGACTCAG GCTTCAGCTACTGTCGCCATCCCCAAGGAGCACCATCGTTTTGTCATCGGCAAAAATGGGGAGAAGCTTCAGGAGCTCGAGCTCAAGACTGCCACCAAAATCCAGATCCCACGACCTGACGACCTCAGCAACCAGATCAAGATCTCTGGTACCAAGGAGGGCCTGGAGAAGGCAAAGCATGAGATCCTGTTGATCTCTGCTGAACAG GACAAGCGTGCTGTGGAGAGGGTGAACATTGACAAGGTGTTCCACCCATTCATCACCGGTGCCTACAATAAGCTGGTAGGTGAGATGATGCAGGAGACCGGCGCCCGCATTAATGTCCCCCCTCCAAGTGTGAACAAGACCGagattgtcatcactggggaaaAGGAGCAGGTGGCCCTTGCTGTGGCTATGATCAAGAAGGTTTCTGAAGAGAAG AAGAAGAATGCCACCACCATTGCAGTGGAGGTGAAGAAATCTCAGCACAAGTATGTGATTGGCCCCAAGGGAAACACCCTGCAGGAGATCCTGGATAAAACTGGTGTGTCAGTTGAGATCCCACCTTCTGATAGCAGCTCAGAAACTGTCATCCTTCGTGGGGAGCCAGACCGTCTGGGTCAGGCCCTCACTGAAGTTTATGCCAAG GCAAACAGCTACAATGTTTCCTCGGTCTCAGCTCCTTCTTGGCTTCATCGTTTCATCATTGGCAAGAAGGGGCAGAACTTGGCCAAGATTACCCAACAAATGCCCAAG GTGCACATTGAGTTCACCGAGGGAGAAGACAGGATCACCCTGGAAGGTCCCACCAAAGACGTGCAGATGGTGCAGAGCCAGATCGAAGCTATTGTTACAGATTTG GTAAGCCGCATGGACTATACAGAGATTAGCGTGGATCCCAAATTCCACAGACACCTGATTGGAAAAGGAGGAGTTAACA tcAACCGCATCAAAGAGCTGCACAAGGTGACTGTCCGCATCCCCCCTGACAATGAGAAAAGCAACCTGATCCGTATCGAGGGGGATCCCCAGGGTGTGCAGGAAGCCAAGAAGGAGCTGCTTGAGCTTGCGTCACGCATG GAGAACGAGCGTACAAAGGACCTGATCATCGAACAGCGTTTTCATAGAGCCATTATTGGCCAAAAAGGGGAAAAGATAAAAGAAGTGCGCGACAAATTCCCCGAG GTCATCATTAATTTCCCCGACCCTGCACAGAAAAGCGACATTGTTCAACTTAGGGGCCCACGAACTGAGGTGGAAAAATGCGCTAAGTTCATGCAGAAGATAGTGGCTGAGATG GTGGAGAACAGCTTCTCTGTCTCAGTCCCCATCTTCAAGCAGTTCCACAGAAACATCATTGGAAAAGGAGGATCAAACATTAAGAAG ATTCGGGAGGAAACTAACACTAAAATTGACCTGCCTGCTGAGAACAGCAACTCAGAGATGATTGTCATCACCGGAAAGAAGGCAAACTGTGAGGTTGCAAGAAATCGCATCCTGGCCATTCAGAAGGAGCTG GCAAACATCTCAGAGATCGAGGTATCCATTCCCTCCAAGCTGCACAACTCCCTGATTGGGTCCAAGGGACGTTTTGTGCGCTCGATTATGGAAGAATGTGGCGGCGTGCACATCCACTTTCCCACCGAGGGCTCAGGGATTGATAAGGTCACCATCCGAGGCCCCGTCGAGGAGGTGGAAAAAGCCAAGCAGCAACTACTTGCTTTGGCAGAGGAGAAG CAAATAAAGAGCCACACTGCTGAGCTGCGCGCAAAGCCAGAATACCACAAGTTCCTCATCGGGAAAGGTGGCGGAAACATCCGCAAGGTTCGTGACAGCACTGGAGCAAGGATCATCTTCCCCACTGCGGATGACAAAGACCAGGAGCTCATCACTGTGATTGGCACTGAAGAAGCAGTGCAGGAGGCTCAGAAGGAGCTAGAGGAGCTAATCAAGAGTCTG GACAACGTTGTTGAGGATAATATGAGCGTTGATCCAAAGCACCATCGCTACTTCGTGGCTCGCCGTGGCCAGGTCCTTCGGGACCTTGCAGATGAATACGGCGGTGTGATGGTTAGCTTCCCTCGCACAGGTTCTCAGAGCGAAAAGGTCACTCTCAAAGGAGCCAAAGAATGTGTGGAAGCAGCCAAAAAGCGCATGCTGGAGATTGTTGACGACTTG GATGCTCAAGTGACCATTGAGTGCGTGATTGCTCAGAAGTTCCACCGTTCCATCATGGGTCCCAAGGGCTCACGCATCCagcagatcaccagagatcacAATGTACAGATCAAGTTCCCAGAACGTGAGGACCCACAAG CAGCACCTCCTGCTGAGGCCCCTATTCAGGAGAATGGAGAGGCCAACGGTGAAGTGAAGGAGCCGGTCGATCCAAATGCACCTAAAAAGTGTGACGTGATTGTGATTTCTGGCCGTAAGGAGCGTTGCGAGGGTGCTGTGGAAGCACTGAAG GCTTTGGTTCCCGTCACTATTGAGGTGGAAGTGCCTTTTGAGCTTCATCGCTACATCATTGGACAGAAAGGAAGTGGAATTCGCAAGATGATGGATGAATTTGAG GTCAATATTCAAGTGCCTGCTCCTGATCAGCAGTCTGATAAAATCGCCATCACCGGCTTGGCCAATCACCTCGACCGCGCCAAAGAGGGCCTCTTGGAGCGCGTCAAAGAGCTGCAGGCCGAGCAGGAGGATCGG GCACTCAGGAGCTTCAAGCTGACCATCACTGTGGACCCCAAGTATCACCCCAAAATCATTGGCCGCAAGGGTGCCATCATCACCAACATCCGAACTGAGCATGATGTTAACATCCAGTTCCCAGAGAAGAATGACGAAAACCAG GATCAGATTACTATTACAGGGTATGAGCACAAAGCCATAGCAGCAAAAGAGGCCATCCAGCATATCGTGGATGAGCTTGAAGAGATGATCTCCGAGGACATCACCCTGGACAGCAGGGTTCATGCTCGCATTATCGGAGCCCGCGGCAAGGGCATCCGCAAGATCATGGATGAGTTTAAG GTTGATCTCAGGTTTCCCCAGAGTGGAGCTGCAGACCCGAACCTCGTGACAGTCACAGGTCGCCCTGAGCTTGTGGATGAAGCCATCGACCACCTCCTTAACCTGGAAGAAGAATAC ATGGCAGATGTTGTGGAGAATGAGGCGAAGATGGCTTACATGAGGCCTCCTGGGGGCAGCGCTGCCTCCATGGATGAACAACGTGGCCCATCCAAAGGTTTCGTGGTGAGGGAGGCTCCTTGGACCACTGGCAATGAGAAG gCTCCTGATATGAGCAGCTCTGAAGATTTCCCAAGCTTCGGAGCCCCAGTGGCAACCAAGACCTCTCCCTGGGGACCCAAGCGCTTCTAA